Proteins encoded together in one Pseudomonas arsenicoxydans window:
- a CDS encoding MFS transporter: MNDSHAIPAASAQPQEQAPSSRDWLSVYSVALGAFAFVTTEYLPVGVLPQIANSLNVTEGVAGLMVTVPGVVAAVSAPAIMLGAGRMNRRHLLLLLTLVLVASNVVSALAPSLAVMLLGRGLLGVALGGFWAVAIAAAGRLVSQSKAAKATALIFAGITLATVFGVPFGTFVSTLFSWRMSFAVTAGLALLALIAQALTLPSLPSNEGLKWRALVAFLSRSNARRSMLLLGTVVAAHFTAYTYIAPFLGHDAGFSPTAITAILLGFGLVGMLANFAMAGTITTHLRASLGAVVLLMVTAQLALPALQGMAVSLAVLVWGIAYGAIPLGVSSWMQLTSPQLPEASSAMLVTTFQIAIASGSLLGGLMVDHAGVPSALWLGAGIGLLGLAVMLSFGIQKTPIAQSLQR; encoded by the coding sequence ATGAACGATTCACACGCAATACCTGCTGCTTCAGCGCAGCCTCAGGAGCAAGCGCCTTCCTCACGCGATTGGTTGTCGGTGTATTCCGTTGCCCTTGGCGCATTTGCCTTTGTTACTACTGAATATCTACCGGTAGGCGTCTTGCCGCAGATCGCCAACAGCCTCAACGTCACCGAGGGTGTTGCAGGGCTGATGGTCACCGTGCCGGGTGTGGTCGCCGCAGTGTCGGCGCCGGCGATCATGCTGGGAGCGGGCCGTATGAACCGGCGTCACTTATTGCTGCTGCTGACCCTGGTGTTGGTGGCTTCCAATGTGGTGTCGGCATTGGCTCCTTCACTGGCAGTCATGTTGCTGGGGCGCGGGCTTCTCGGTGTTGCGCTTGGGGGATTTTGGGCTGTGGCCATTGCGGCGGCGGGGCGGTTGGTCAGCCAGTCGAAGGCAGCCAAGGCCACTGCTTTGATCTTCGCGGGGATCACTCTGGCTACGGTATTCGGAGTGCCGTTCGGGACGTTTGTCAGCACGCTGTTTTCATGGCGCATGTCCTTTGCCGTGACAGCAGGGCTCGCGTTGCTGGCGCTGATTGCGCAAGCGTTGACCTTGCCGTCATTGCCTTCCAACGAAGGCTTGAAGTGGCGCGCGCTCGTGGCATTTCTGTCGCGCAGCAATGCCCGTCGCAGCATGTTGCTATTGGGCACTGTGGTGGCGGCACATTTTACGGCCTACACCTACATTGCTCCCTTCCTTGGCCATGACGCCGGCTTCTCACCAACGGCCATCACCGCGATTCTGTTGGGTTTCGGCCTGGTCGGCATGCTGGCGAATTTTGCGATGGCCGGGACCATCACCACCCATTTGCGCGCCTCATTGGGCGCCGTGGTATTGCTGATGGTGACAGCACAATTGGCCTTGCCTGCGTTGCAGGGGATGGCCGTGTCGCTGGCGGTATTGGTGTGGGGAATCGCTTACGGTGCGATCCCTCTGGGCGTGAGCAGCTGGATGCAACTGACATCACCCCAACTGCCAGAGGCGAGTTCGGCAATGCTGGTCACGACCTTTCAGATTGCCATTGCCTCAGGTTCATTATTGGGTGGTTTGATGGTCGATCATGCCGGTGTGCCGTCGGCTCTCTGGTTGGGCGCGGGCATCGGTTTGCTCGGGCTGGCGGTGATGCTCAGTTTCGGCATCCAAAAGACTCCGATCGCCCAGTCCCTGCAACGCTGA